One Xenopus tropicalis strain Nigerian chromosome 8, UCB_Xtro_10.0, whole genome shotgun sequence genomic window carries:
- the shisa1.2 gene encoding protein shisa-1, translated as MLTRSCLTMEFLFLLTVCALMGLCSGQHGEYCHGWTDSYGIWRPGFHCPERYDLPEATLCCGSCGLKYCCSTVESRLDQGLCPNEEDLDLLRDGLPSIHLPPTVPTYFPFLLVGSIFVSFVILGSLVGLCCCKCLKPEDDTQESGPVPIQSRLLDTEPSTDTSRHSSSSSASVPRPPIGARPQNLCSLGAENLNLYMNMPAAFPMMGCPQNTQFVHPGTAGPPFMQPPFINYAVPAEHAILMAPAPYIDARNCYGQTSNIYCPVTQQSDQNMCTGSSSKC; from the exons ATGCTCACCAGAAGTTGCCTAACAATGGAGTTCTTATTtctgctgactgtgtgtgccctGATGGGCCTCTGCTCCGGACAGCATGGGGAGTATTGTCATGGTTGGACTGATTCCTATGGGATCTGGCGCCCTGGCTTCCATTGCCCGGAGAGATATGATCTGCCTGAGGCCACTCTTTGCTGTGGCTCCTGCGGGCTCAAGTATTGCTGCTCAACTGTAGAGTCCAGGCTGGACCAGGGATTGTGCCCCAATGAGGAGGATCTGGATTTGCTGAGAGACGGATTGCCCTCCATTCATCTGCCACCCACAG TCCCCACATACTTTCCATTCCTATTGGTTGGCAGTATTTTTGTTAGCTTCGTTATCCTTGGATCGTTAGTGGGCTTGTGCTGCTGCAAATGCCTAAAGCCTGAGGATGATACACAAGAAAGTGGACCGGTCCCTATCCAGAGTCGACTCCTGGACACAGAGCCGTCTACAGACACCTCAAGACACTCCAGTTCCAGCTCTGCCTCCGTGCCACGGCCCCCCATAGGTGCCCGTCCGCAAAACCTCTGTTCTCTGGGAGCAGAAAATCTCAACCTGTATATGAACATGCCTGCAGCATTTCCTATGATGGGATGTCCCCAGAATACACAGTTTGTGCACCCTGGAACAGCAGGGCCACCCTTCATGCAGCCTCCTTTTATAAATTATGCCGTACCAGCAGAACATGCCATTCTAATGGCCCCTGCGCCTTATATTGATGCCAGGAACTGTTATGGGCAAACATCAAACATCTACTGTCCAGTAACCCAGCAAAGTGATCAGAACATGTGTACTGGATCCTCTTCTAAATGTTAA
- the shisa1.1 gene encoding protein shisa-1: MEFSFLLALCALMGLCSGQHGEYCHGWTDSYGIWRPGFKCPERYDPPEATFCCGSCGLKYCCSTVETRLDQGLCPTEEDLDLLRDGLPSIDLPPTVPTYFPFLLVGSIFVSFVILGSLVGLCCCKCLKPEDDTQASGPVPIQSRLLDTEPSTDTSRHSSSSSASVPRPPIGARPQNLCSLGAENLNLYMNMPAAFPMMGCPQNTQFVHPGTAGPPFMQPPFINYAVPAEHAILMAPAPYIDARNCYGQTSNIYCPVTQQSDQNMCTGSPSKF, translated from the exons ATGGAGTTCTCCTTTCTGCTGGCTTTGTGCGCCCTGATGGGCCTCTGCTCCGGACAGCATGGGGAGTATTGTCATGGTTGGACTGATTCCTATGGGATCTGGCGCCCCGGCTTCAAATGCCCTGAAAGATATGATCCTCCTGAGGCCACTTTTTGCTGTGGCTCCTGCGGGCTCAAGTATTGCTGCTCAACTGTGGAGACCAGGCTGGACCAGGGATTGTGCCCCACTGAGGAGGATCTGGATTTGCTGAGAGATGGGTTGCCCTCCATTGATCTGCCACCCACAG TCCCCACATACTTTCCATTCCTACTGGTTGGCAGTATTTTCGTTAGCTTTGTTATCCTTGGATCGTTAGTGGGCTTGTGCTGCTGCAAATGCCTAAAGCCTGAGGATGATACGCAAGCAAGCGGACCGGTCCCTATCCAGAGTCGACTCCTGGACACAGAGCCGTCTACAGACACCTCAAGACACTCCAGTTCCAGCTCTGCCTCCGTGCCACGGCCCCCCATAGGTGCCCGTCCGCAAAACCTCTGTTCTCTGGGAGCAGAAAATCTCAACCTGTATATGAACATGCCTGCAGCATTTCCTATGATGGGATGTCCCCAGAATACACAGTTTGTGCACCCTGGAACAGCAGGGCCACCCTTCATGCAGCCTCCTTTTATAAATTATGCAGTACCAGCAGAACACGCCATTCTAATGGCCCCTGCGCCTTATATTGATGCCAGGAACTGTTATGGGCAAACATCAAACATCTACTGTCCAGTAACCCAGCAAAGTGATCAGAACATGTGTACTGGATCCCCTTCTAAATTTTAA